A stretch of the Panicum virgatum strain AP13 chromosome 9N, P.virgatum_v5, whole genome shotgun sequence genome encodes the following:
- the LOC120688858 gene encoding uncharacterized mitochondrial protein AtMg00810-like, whose product MLNYKSASTPIDTHSKVSAHAGEALSAANASTYCNIVGALQYLTLTRPDIAYAVQQVCLHMHSPHDVHWVLVKRILRYVHGTLAKGLQLCRSSSHELVAYSDADWAGCPDTRRSTSGFCVFLGASLIS is encoded by the coding sequence ATGCTCAACTACAAGTCCGCTTCCACGCCGATCGACACTCATTCGAAGGTGTCCGCCCACGCCGGGGAGGCACTGTCCGCGGCAAACGCTAGCACCTACTGCAACATTGTGGGTGCACTCCAATATCTGACCCTAACCAGGCCAGACATTGCGTATGCCGTGCAGCAGGTGTGCTTGCACATGCACTCGCCACACGATGTTCACTGGGTGCTCGTCAAACGGATCCTTCGGTATGTCCATGGCACTCTGGCCAAGGGCTTGCAGCTTTGCCGATCCAGCTCGCACGAGCTGGTGGCGTACTCGGATGCTGACTGGGCCGGCTGCCCAGACACGCGCCGGTCCACCTCGGGGTTCTGCGTCTTCCTCGGCGCCTCACTCATCTCCTAG
- the LOC120688857 gene encoding putative F-box protein At3g52320 codes for MDISKRIKVEQQGASGCPVLPEEIVQDILSRLPAKSLCRFRCVSRSFDAVISSHAFQDAHYQRNSGGRRLFIRPAGVREPLYAWHPGGGPAETIMSTRRLPQGSILPVSKSCRGLILLKNTHRYAHHVWNPSTGEILTLPDRIPLRARWSWQFVPYGLCYCSDTRRHKVVRIYDAYTSSGGEYYGGATPTATVCEVFTLNESAYWRPAAAHNRPHAIPGKTGGKAASSATATSTSSATTVESPSSTSKMRLLAR; via the coding sequence ATGGACATCTCCAAGAGGATCAAGGTCGAGCAGCAGGGTGCCTCAGGCTGCCCGGTACTGCCGGAGGAGATCGTCCAAGACATCCTCTCCCGCCTGCCGGCCAAATCGCTGTGCCGGTTCCGGTGCGTGTCGCGGTCCTTTGATGCGGTGATCTCGTCGCACGCGTTCCAGGACGCCCACTACCAGCGGAACAGCGGCGGTCGCAGGCTATTCATCAGGCCGGCCGGGGTTCGCGAGCCCTTGTACGCTTGGcatcccggcggcggcccggctgAAACGATCATGAGCACCCGTCGCCTGCCGCAGGGCTCCATCTTACCGGTCTCCAAGTCCTGCCGTGGCCTCATCCTCCTCAAGAACACCCACCGCTACGCACACCATGTCTGGAATCCTTCCACCGGCGAGATCTTGACTCTTCCCGACAGAATACCTCTCAGGGCGCGCTGGAGCTGGCAGTTCGTGCCCTACGGCCTGTGCTACTGCTCGGACACCCGGCGACACAAGGTCGTGCGCATCTACGATGCTTACACTAGTAGTGGCGGTGAATACTACGGGGGAGCTACACCTACTGCCACCGTCTGCGAGGTCTTCACGCTCAACGAGTCGGCGTACTGGAGGCCTGCTGCTGCACACAACCGCCCCCATGCCATCCCCGGGAAAACTGGCGGCAAGGCGGCGTCTTCTGCAACGGCAACCTCTACTTCCTCGGCCACTACGGTGGAATCACCGTCTTCAACGTCAAAGATGAGACTTTTGGCACGCTAA
- the LOC120692931 gene encoding putative GEM-like protein 8 has protein sequence MESFAQEHVIGIPLASFAYAQEETKGKPSCSALLNKKNKKGSFIYRMSKLSQKTDSYMQGFKEHLTLGPKFSETIKGKVSFGAKVLQAGSIDKVFREYFEVEKDEKLLKAFQCYLSTTAGPIAGMLFISTEKIAFHSDRPLSIACSKGGKTRVPYKVLIPTERIKSASVRENMYNPDEKYIDVVTVDGFDFWFMGFISYEKSFRYLQNVISELR, from the exons ATGGAGAGTTTTGCCCAGGAGCATGTCATCGGAATTCCTTTGGCTTCGTTTGCATATGCCCAAGAGGAAACGAAAGGGAAACCTTCCTGTTCTGCCTTGCTTAATAAGAAGA ATAAGAAGGGTTCCTTCATTTACCGGATGAGCAAATTGAGCCAGAAAACAGATAGCTACATGCAAGGGTTCAAAGAACACT TAACCCTGGGACCAAAATTTTCAGAAACTATCAAAGGGAAAGTTAGCTTCGGAGCAAAGGTTCTACAAGCTGGCAGCATTGATAAAGTCTTCAGGGAATACTTTGAAGTCGAGAAAGATGAGAAATTATTGAAGGCTTTCCAGTGTTATCTTTCAACCACAGCTGGTCCAATAGCTGGAATGCTTTTCATCTCAACTGAGAAGATAGCATTCCATAGTGATAGGCCTCTGAGTATAGCGTGTTCCAAAGGAGGCAAGACAAGGGTGCCCTACAAG GTGTTGATCCCCACAGAAAGGATAAAGAGTGCTTCAGTGAGAGAAAATATGTACAATCCTGACGAGAAGTATATTGATGTAGTTACTGTTGATGGCTTTGATTTTTGGTTTATGGGTTTTATTAGCTACGAGAAGTCCTTCAGATATCTTCAGAATGTAATTTCGGAGTTGAGATGA
- the LOC120688859 gene encoding uncharacterized protein LOC120688859, which produces MINEHMSFISISFYMLINIKTHVPVVLDFDSPNYTAWSTFFDIAFHKFGLLDHVDGTVDIQLKHDDVAWLQIDASIVSWLYAMISTDVLQAIIKPRDSVYGAWTSIKEEFLGNARHRATQAQPEFHSLAQGDLFISEYYSQLKRLADTLRDVGKPVTNSGMVINMLCGLNPKYGHVVTTVNVAHPPMTYQQARRFLL; this is translated from the exons ATGATCAATGAACACATGAGCTTCATCTCCATCTcattctacatg CTCATCAACATCAAGACCCATGTTCCCGTGGTTCTTGATTTTGATTCCCCGAACTACACCGCATGGAGTACCTTCTTCGACATTGCGTTCCACAAGTTCGGCCTCCTGGACCACGTCGATGGCACCGTCGACATCCAACTCAAGCACGACGACGTTGCCTGGCTGCAAATCGATGCATCTATCGTCTCCTGGCTTTATGCCATGATCTCCACCGACGTTCTTCAGGCCATCATCAAGCCTCGCGATTCTGTGTACGGGGCATGGACCTCCATCAAGGAggagttcctcggcaacgctcGTCATCGGGCGACTCAGGCGCAACCGGAGTTCCACAGCCTCGCTCAGGGCGATCTCTTCATCTCGGAGTACTACTCTCAGCTCAAGCGTCTCGCCGACACGCTGCGCGATGTCGGCAAACCAGTCACCAACTCCGGCATGGTGATCAACATGCTCTGTGGCCTCAACCCCAAGTACGGCCACGTCGTCACCACGGTGAACGTTGCGCACCCGCCGATGACCTACCAGCAGGCTCGCCGCTTTCTCCTGTAG